In Mangifera indica cultivar Alphonso chromosome 1, CATAS_Mindica_2.1, whole genome shotgun sequence, a single genomic region encodes these proteins:
- the LOC123208539 gene encoding uncharacterized protein LOC123208539: METKRSRIIVSRLLLLLSLTSISLAYRPGDIVPMSKMGQYHSTRTVWHDVIGKHCPIFAVNREVLIPIAKPTGFTGADPYKISFQVGREKFLVPWLFVINRKSSEVPMIDMHLRYSGSDLHGVTAKVVDMPHRYVEIHPDIRKQFWDPQHWPKHVLVRFTWEEKSEIDVASGFYVLFGSGLMLSFILSIYILQSSRDKLARFVRETVAESNIPGGSVAKVE, translated from the exons ATGGAAACGAAACGAAGTCGAATTATCGTGTCACGGTTGTTACTTTTACTATCACTGACCTCGATTTCACTTGCTTATCGGCCCGGTGACATCGTTCCTATGAGCAAAATGGGCCAGTACCACAGT ACGAGAACTGTCTGGCATGATGTGATCGGTAAACATTGTCCGATCTTCGCCGTAAATCGTGAG GTATTGATTCCTATAGCAAAGCCAACTGGCTTCACTGGAGCTGATCCCTACAAAAT ATCATTTCAAGTTGGAAGAGAAAAGTTTCTAGTTCCATGGCTTTTTGTGATAAATCGTAAGAGTTCTGAGGTTCCGATGATTGATATGCATTTG AGGTACTCGGGAAGTGATCTGCATGGTGTTACTGCTAAAGTTGTGGATATGCCTCACAGAT ATGTGGAAATTCATCCTGATATTCGAAAACAGTTTTGGGATCCTCAACATTGGCCAAAACATGTGCTTGTTAGATTCACATG GGAGGAGAAATCAGAGATAGATGTGGCTTCTGGATTTTATGTTCTGTTTGGATCAG GCCTCATGCTGTCTTTTATTCTTTCAATCTATATCTTGCAATCATCTCGGGATAAATTAGCAAG GTTTGTAAGGGAAACAGTTGCAGAAAGCAACATACCTGGCGGGTCCGTGGCAAAGGTTGAATGA
- the LOC123221258 gene encoding uncharacterized protein LOC123221258 — protein MDDLRDWSPELNGAVLEERPLSSVSLNQTEIGAECWLIAEEATQGIIAKVQPTVVSEQRRKAVIDYVQRLIRKSLGCEDLGCEDLRCEVFPFGSVPLKTYLPDGDIDLTAFGGLNVEEALANDVCSVLEREEQNRAAEFVVKDTQLIRAEVKLVKCLVQNIVVDISFNQLGGLCTLCFLEQVDFLIGKDHLFKRSIILIKAWCYYESRILGAHHGLISTYALETLVLYIFHLFYSSLNGPLAVLYKFLDYFSKFDWDNYCISLNGPVRVSSLPEVIVETPENGGQDVLFPTALLKGCVEQFSVPSRGFETNSRTFPPKHLNILDPLKENNNLGRSVSKGNFFRIRSAFTYGARKLGHILSQPEEILADELQKFFSNTLDRHGSGQRPDVQDPVPLTRHNGFGVASTISGAESCEENGIYESESAITENCKLDHEAQLCGGVSNMKISETELSDCITMNGSVDGTAVSESRLSGDAKDLATCRIQDLKISNGSSKSSSPSVEENTSLVGKVHYAPHLYFTSSSTGNGEMRNGNVECKQLANFGSAEKNRSSKILSAPCKETSLIVPDSQCEGVMHDVPSPAGSKHYPSIMSTVAWSSEDYNYGYSGYQASPTTSGSPKALNLSDLTGDYDSHLFSLRLGRQLCEQSWNASYSSMPSQLRSQFQNNNSLNVMQQSLSFGRNVIPHANGFVTGPIFYSISPQILPGASFGVEEMSKPRGTGTYLPNMSLYRDRPLTMRGRSQAPVRSPRSNGRVMVPHETSFPERSSREFAPVQFNVHQGGGKTGLVDICHPGSPEKKAQPNSNGSSHPSERTVGGQRSVVPTPLESSRQPNKASVVGQNSSSSLLSPKTETGNDQDRSAVESSYQYQVEDFPPLSNLMAVGRNVV, from the exons ATGGACGATCTCAGAGATTGGTCGCCTGAACTAAACGGCGCCGTGTTAGAAGAGAGGCCGTTGTCGTCAGTTTCGTTGAATCAAACGGAGATTGGCGCCGAGTGCTGGCTGATAGCTGAGGAAGCAACGCAGGGGATCATTGCCAAGGTTCAGCCCACTGTTGTCTCTGAACAGAGAAGAAAAGCGGTTATTGATTACGTGCAAAGATTAATCAGAAAATCTCTTGGTTGTGAGGATCTTGGTTGTGAGGATCTTCGTTGTGAG GTATTTCCATTTGGTTCAGTGCCATTAAAGACTTATCTCCCTGATGGAGATATTGATCTGACTGCCTTTGGTGGTCTAAATGTGGAGGAGGCTTTGGCCAATGATGTATGTTCTGTCCTTGAAAGAGAAGAACAAAACAGGGCTGCTGAGTTTGTAGTGAAGGACACCCAACTAATCCGTGCTGAG GTTAAACTTGTAAAATGCCTGGTACAAAACATTGTGGTAGATATCTCCTTCAATCAATTAGGAGGATTGTGTACACTCTGCTTTCTTGAGCAG GTTGATTTTCTCATTGGAAAAGACCATCTCTTTAAGCGCAGTATTATACTAATAAAAGCTTGGTGCTATTATGAGAGTCGAATTCTCGGTGCTCATCATGGCTTGATTTCTACATATGCCTTGGAGACTTTGGTTTTGTATATTTTCCATCTATTCTACTCATCATTAAACGGTCCTTTAGCG GTTCTGTATAAATTTTTGGACTACTTCAGCAAATTTGACTGGGACAACTACTGCATCAGTTTGAATGGGCCTGTTCGCGTCTCTTCCCTGCCAGAAGTTATAG tTGAGACACCTGAAAATGGTGGACAGGATGTATTGTTTCCTACTGCGTTGCTAAAGGGCTGTGTTGAACAGTTCTCGGTCCCTTCAAGAGGCTTTGAAACAAATTCACGAACATTCCCTCCAAAGCATCTCAACATACTTGATCCACTAAAAGAGAATAATAACCTTGGCCGCAGTGTGAGCAAAG GGAACTTTTTTCGTATAAGAAGTGCATTTACATACGGGGCTAGAAAACTTGGGCACATCCTTTCACAGCCAGAGGAGATCTTAGCTGATGAACTCCAGAAGTTTTTCTCGAACACTTTGGATAGACATGGAAGTGGACAGAGACCCGATGTTCAAGACCCTGTTCCATTAACCAGACACAATGGGTTTGGTGTCGCATCAACAATTTCAGGGGCAGAGTCATGTGAGGAGAATGGTATATATGAATCAGAATCCGCCATAACAGAGAATTGTAAGTTAGATCATGAAGCACAATTGTGTGGTGGTGTCAGTAACATGAAGATATCTGAAACTGAACTGAGTGACTGCATAACCATGAATGGTTCTGTGGATGGAACAGCTGTTTCAGAAAGCCGTCTTTCAGGGGATGCAAAAGACCTAGCTACCTGTAGAATTCAAGatcttaaaatttcaaatggttCCTCCAAGTCTTCCTCTCCAAGTGTTGAGGAGAATACTTCCCTTGTGGGTAAAGTGCATTATGCGCCACATCTATATTTTACTTCTTCATCTACAGGAAATGGAGAAATGAGAAATGGAAATGTGGAGTGCAAACAGCTAGCAAATTTTGGTTCTGCTGAGAAGAACAGGTCTTCTAAGATTCTGTCAGCACCTTGCAAGGAAACCAGCTTAATTGTACCTGATTCTCAGTGTGAGGGTGTTATGCATGATGTTCCATCTCCTGCTGGATCAAAGCACTATCCTTCAATAATGAGTACAGTTGCTTGGTCCTCAGAAGATTATAATTATGGCTACAGTGGCTATCAGGCATCACCTACGACTTCTGGCAGTCCCAAAGCTTTGAATTTATCTGATCTCACTGGGGATTATGATAGTCATCTTTTTAGTTTGCGCCTGGGCAGGCAGTTGTGTGAGCAATCCTGGAATGCATCCTATTCTTCTATGCCTTCACAGTTACGTTCTCAGTTCCAGAACAATAATTCATTAAATGTAATGCAACAGTCACTGTCATTTGGGAGAAATGTTATCCCCCATGCCAATGGCTTTGTCACTGGACCAATTTTTTATTCCATCAGTCCACAGATATTGCCTGGTGCAAGCTTTGGTGTGGAAGAGATGTCAAAACCTCGAGGAACTGGGACCTATCTTCCCAACATG AGCCTTTATAGGGATAGGCCTTTGACTATGAGGGGAAGGAGTCAAGCACCAGTTAGATCTCCTCGTAGCAATGGCCGTGTCATGGTTCCCCATGAAACAAGTTTTCCTGAGAGAAGCAGCCGTGAATTTGCACCAGTACAATTTAATGTTCATCAAGGTGGTGGAAAAACTGGACTTGTGGATATTTGCCACCCTGGCTCCCCTGAGAAAAAGGCACAACCTAATTCCAATGGCTCTAGTCATCCGTCAGAGAGGACTGTTGGAGGACAGCGCTCTGTTGTTCCAACCCCTCTTGAGAGCAGTAGGCAACCAAACAAGGCTTCTGTCGTTGGTCAAAACTCAAGTTCAAGTCTCTTATCACCAAAGACGGAAACGGGCAATGATCAAGATAG GAGTGCTGTAGAATCATCATACCAATATCAAGTCGAAGATTTCCCCCCTCTATCTAATCTGATGGCAGTGGGAAGGAATGTGGTTTAA
- the LOC123225023 gene encoding probable serine/threonine-protein kinase WNK5, translating to MYKKSSSGCIDGAKTQLPYVETDPSGRYGRLREVLGKGAMKIVYKAFDEVMGMEVAWNQVKLNDVFRSPEELQRLYCEVHLLKNLNHGSIIRFYTSWIDVDRRTFNFITEMLTSGTLREYRNKYQRVDIRAVKNWARQILGALAYLHGHDPPVIHRDLKCDNIFVNGHLGQVKIGDLGLAAILRGSQHAHSVIGTPEFMAPELYEEHYNELVDIYSFGMCVLEMLTSEYPYSECSNPAQIYKKVTSGKLPEAFYRIEDAEARRFVGKCLENVSKRLPAKELLLDPFLASDEGDILKVAMPSFVYPKLTKTTNMTITGTMNPEDDTIFLKVKISDKEGHSRNIYFPFDIFHDTATDVALEMVKELEITDWEPLEIAAMIEEEISSLVPNWKAYCGSPKFHHQYSFSYEDEDDDAVIHGHHPFYSNSSYSSSQSSLPDFISSSHNWLQQCEDLLNNDDASSNGSFNSLNYSNLDYYSGNEEDNFDVSHRGEPLHITRTNKTTRFCPTTNHKQCNEKVNSWKAYGSNIHQRKVSRIRSMVDVRSQLLHRSLVEEINKRRLFKTVGAIENIGYHEPGNSSSSSGDGLYGRCSSSTR from the exons ATGTACAAGAAGAGTTCGAGTGGTTGCATTGATGGAGCCAAGACGCAGCTTCCATACGTTGAAACAGATCCATCTGGTCGGTATGGACGT TTGAGGGAAGTTCTTGGCAAAGGAGCCATGAAGATAGTTTACAAAGCATTTGATGAAGTCATGGGCATGGAAGTAGCCTGGAATCAAGTGAAGCTCAATGATGTATTCCGTTCACCAGAGGAATTGCAGCGGCTATACTGTGAAGTTCACCTTCTCAAGAACCTCAATCATGGCTCCATCATTCGGTTCTACACTTCTTGGATAGATGTCGATCGAAGAACCTTCAATTTCATCACTGAAATGTTAACCTCTGGCACCCTTAGAGA GTACAGAAACAAGTACCAGCGAGTTGACATTCGAGCAGTCAAAAACTGGGCTCGTCAAATTCTTGGTGCTCTTGCTTATCTCCATGGCCATGACCCTCCAGTGATACATAGAGACCTCAAGTGCGATAACATCTTCGTCAATGGCCATCTTGGGCAAGTTAAAATTGGTGATCTTGGCTTAGCAGCTATTCTCCGTGGCTCTCAACACGCTCATAGTGTCATAGGTACACCGGAATTCATGGCACCAGAATTGTACGAAGAGCATTACAACGAGCTGGTGGATATTTACTCCTTTGGCATGTGTGTGCTAGAGATGCTTACATCTGAATATCCTTACAGCGAGTGCTCCAACCCAGCACAGATTTACAAGAAAGTGACTTCG GGAAAGTTGCCAGAAGCATTCTACAGAATTGAAGATGCAGAGGCCCGACGTTTTGTGGGGAAATGTTTGGAGAATGTTTCAAAGAGGTTGCCTGCTAAAGAACTCTTGCTTGACCCATTTCTGGCATCTGATGAAGGCGATATACTGAAAGTCGCTATGCCATCCTTTGTCTATCCAAAGTTGACAAAGACTACAAATATGACCATCACTGGCACAATGAATCCTGAAGATGACACCATTTTTCTCAAAGTAAAAATTTCAGATAAGGAAG GTCATAGCAGGAACATATACTTTCCATTTGATATTTTCCATGACACAGCAACTGATGTTGCTTTGGAGATGGTTAAAGAATTGGAGATAACTGATTGGGAGCCACTTGAAATTGCTGCAATGATTGAGGAAGAGATATCTTCTTTGGTCCCTAATTGGAAGGCGTATTGTGGCTCACCTAAATTCCATCATCAATATAGCTTCAGCTATGAAGACGAAGATGATGATGCAGTGATCCATGGCCACCATCCTTTCTACTCCAACTCTTCCTATTCCTCCTCCCAGTCTTCTCTTCCagatttcatttcttcttctcaCAACTGGCTTCAACAATGTGAAGACTTGTTGAATAACGATGATGCAAGTTCCAATGGCTCCTTTAACTCTCTAAACTACTCAAACTTGGATTACTATTCGGGCAACGAAGAAGATAATTTCGATGTAAGTCATAGAGGAGAGCCTCTCCACATTACGAGGACCAACAAGACTACAAGATTTTGCCCCACAACAAACCATAAACAGTGCAATGAAAAGGTAAATTCATGGAAAGCTTATGGCTCCAATATCCATCAAAGAAAGGTGTCCAGGATTCGTTCAATGGTGGACGTACGCAGCCAGCTTTTGCACCGCTCACTAGTAGAGGAGATCAACAAGAGGCGCTTGTTTAAGACTGTTGGGGCCATTGAGAACATTGGATACCATGAACCAGGAAATAGTAGCAGCAGCAGTGGAGATGGGTTGTACGGGAGATGTTCTTCCAGTACAAGATGA
- the LOC123225031 gene encoding protoheme IX farnesyltransferase, mitochondrial, giving the protein MWQSGVVRRLLSHCQSQKQNSSTKLGVLVNRKPGVPSRASSSSAAATSTSTATDTATAADLSSLVRHYGRCYSELAKARLSLLVVATSGTGFVLGSGSAIDIAGLCWTCTGTMMVSASANSLNQVFEIKNDALMKRTMRRPLPSGRISVPHAVAWASFVGVGGTALLACKANMLTAGLAASNLFLYAFVYTPLKQIHPINTWVGAVVGAIPPLLGWTAAAGEVTLNGMLLPAALYFWQIPHFMALAFMCRNDYAAGGYRMLSFADPSGYKTASVALRNCLYLIPLGYLAYDWGVTSGWFCLESSLITLAISAAALSFYQDRTTQKARRMFHASLLYLPVFMSGLLFHRLTDNEQSLTEESSEKISELSSSTETLVEVSRNSSRKNKLNDTSVDRKARPPVAYASVAPFPFLPAPSYAP; this is encoded by the exons ATGTGGCAAAGCGGCGTCGTGCGACGACTGCTGTCTCACTGCCAATCTCAGAAACAAAATTCATCGACTAAATTAGGGGTTCTAGTCAACAGAAAACCCGGCGTTCCTTCTCGCGCCTCCTCCTCATCCGCTGCAGCCACATCCACATCCACTGCTACAGACACAGCTACAGCGGCAGATCTCTCGTCACTGGTTCGCCACTACGGTCGTTGCTATTCGGAACTCGCTAAAGCACGCCTCAG CCTGTTAGTCGTTGCAACATCTGGAACTGGATTTGTACTAGGAAGCGGATCCGCTATTGACATAGCTGGACTTTGTTGGACTTGTACTGGAACTATGATGGTTTCTGCTTCAGCAAATTCTTTAAACCAG GTATTTGAGATAAAGAATGATGCTTTAATGAAGCGAACAATGAGAAGACCACTACCTTCAGGCCGCATTTCGGTACCTCATGCTGTAGCCTGGGCTTCATTTGTAGGTGTAGGTGGCACTGCTTTATTGGCTTGCAAG GCTAATATGTTGACAGCTGGGCTTGCAGCCTCTAATCTTTTTCTTTATGCATTTGTATACACACCATTGAAGCAGATTCACCCAATAAATACATGGGTTGGGGCTGTTGTTGGTGCTATTCCTCCCCTTCTTGG GTGGACTGCTGCTGCCGGCGAGGTTACCCTCAATGGAATGCTTCTCCCTGCAGCTCTCTATTTTTGGCAAATACCCCACTTCATGGCTCTTGCATTCATGTGCCGCAATGATTATGCTGCTGGAGG GTATAGGATGCTATCGTTTGCTGATCCTTCTGGTTACAAAACTGCTTCAGTGGCATTGAGAAATTGCTTGTATCTGATTCCATTGGGATACTTGGCCTATGATT GGGGAGTGACTTCTGGATGGTTTTGTCTTGAATCATCACTCATCACTTTGGCTATAAGTGCTGCAGCATTATCATTCTACCAAGACCGGACTACTCAAAAAGCCAGAAGGATGTTCCATGCCAGCCTCCTGTATCTTCCTGTGTTTATGTCTGGACTCCTCTTTCACCGACTCACTGATAATGAACAAAGCCTTACAGAAGAAAGTTCAGAGAAAATATCTGAGCTTTCATCATCCACAGAAACTTTAGTAGAAGTGAGCAGAAATTCTAGCAGGAAGAACAAGTTAAATGATACCTCTGTTGATAGAAAAGCACGGCCACCTGTAGCATATGCCTCTGTTGCACCGTTTCCTTTCCTGCCTGCTCCTTCCTATGCCCCCTGA